A genomic region of Daphnia carinata strain CSIRO-1 chromosome 5, CSIRO_AGI_Dcar_HiC_V3, whole genome shotgun sequence contains the following coding sequences:
- the LOC130696627 gene encoding regulator of nonsense transcripts 3B-like, which produces MAQDEQSRETKKKVSTKEKDRIKSKEKPPSKVIIRRLPPTMTEEVFLEQISPLPDNDFFYFVKGEQQFGVPTFSRAYINFLNLEEIFTFQDKFDGYVFLDQKGTEYPAVVEFAPYQRIPRHIEPGAKEDKCNTIDNDPHYLEFVKKLEQPDEIVLQSAETYLEQLELREREIKANGHAKVTTPLVEFLQQRRLDREKFREEKKDERRRKEFDKKKQRELERMARKRDSKKDDKRQDKQTQKGKKDDDRPHNPVKVLKNAERETLEKTDKAETGVTVKKVPKEGSRIKLEKPKERPDKPKERPMREKSKPKTERRSGGESQDLDKPDAKEETQQSFQPKRNTSLSEVTPSNDNPNGTTSPKPEENKGSRRRADNDSSEKEKKIRNKDRPAIQIYRPGAKRVTISKAKTSDQPSKE; this is translated from the exons ATGGCTCAAGATGAACAGTCCCGAGAAACCAAGAAAAAGGTttctacaaaagaaaaagatagaaTTAAATCGAAGGAAAAACCACCGTCTAAA GTGATTATTCGAAGATTGCCACCCACAATGACAGAAGAAGTTTTCCTTGAGCAGATCTCACCCTTACCTGATAATGATTTCTTCTACTTTGTTAAGGGCGAGCAACAGTTTGGAGTTCCCACATTTAGCAGAGCTTACATAAATTTCCTCAACCTTGAAGAAATATTCACTTTTCAAGATAAATTTGATGGCTATGTTTTTCTTGATCAAAAAGGCACTGAATACCCTGCAGTTGTTGAGTTTGCTCCATATCAGAGAATTCCTCGTCACATAGAACCAGGGGCTAAAGAAGACAAGTGCAATACAATCGATAATGATCCTCATTACTTAGAATTCGTGAAGAAGCTTGAGCAGCCAGATGAAATTGTTTTACAGAGTGCTGAAACCTATTTGGAACAGCTAGAACTTCGAGAACGTGAAATAAAAG CAAATGGGCATGCAAAAGTAACTACACCATTGGTAGAGTTTTTACAACAAAGACGTTTAGACAGGGAAAAGTTTCGCGAGGAGAAAAAGGatgaaagacgaagaaaagaatttgacaAAAAGAAGCAGAGAGAACTTGAAAGAATGGCTAGAAAACGTGACTCAAAAAAAGATGACAAAAGGCAGGATAAACAAactcaaaaaggaaaaaaagacgacGATCGACCACATAATCCAGTCAAA GTGTTGAAAAATGCTGAACGTGAAACCCTGGAAAAAACAGACAAAGCTGAAACGGGGGTTACTGTAAAAAAAGTGCCTAAAGAAGGGTCACGCATCAAATTAGAAAAGCCCAAGGAAAGACCGGACAAACCAAAAGAGAGACCAATGCGAGAAAAGTCCAAGCCGAAGACGGAAAGAAGATCAGGTGGTGAATCCCAAGATCTGGATAAACCTGATGCCAAGGAAGAAACGCAACAGTCGTTTCAACCAAAGAGAAATACTTCGCTTTCGGAGGTTACGCCTAGTAACGACAATCCGAATGGAACAACGTCTCCAAAACCGGAAGAAAATAAGGGATCTAGGAGAAGGGCCGATAACGATTCTtctgagaaagaaaagaagatccGAAATAAAGACAGACCGGCTATTCAAATATATCGACCCGGTGCAAAACGCGTCACCATCTCTAAAGCGAAAACCTCTGACCAACCCTCG AAGGAATGA